One stretch of Streptomyces sp. NBC_01142 DNA includes these proteins:
- the rpoZ gene encoding DNA-directed RNA polymerase subunit omega, producing MSSSITAPEGIINPPIDELLEATDSKYSLVIYAAKRARQINAYYSQLGEGLLEYVGPLVDTHVHEKPLSIALREINAGLLTSEAIEGPAQ from the coding sequence GTGTCCTCCTCCATCACTGCGCCCGAGGGCATCATCAACCCGCCGATCGACGAGCTGCTCGAGGCTACTGACTCGAAGTACAGCCTCGTGATCTACGCGGCCAAGCGCGCGCGCCAGATCAACGCGTACTACTCGCAGCTCGGTGAGGGCCTGCTCGAGTACGTCGGTCCGCTGGTGGACACCCACGTCCACGAGAAGCCGCTCTCGATCGCCCTGCGTGAGATCAACGCGGGTCTGCTGACCTCGGAGGCCATCGAGGGCCCGGCTCAGTAG
- the gmk gene encoding guanylate kinase, whose translation MAAEVRPRLTVLSGPSGVGKSTVVAHMRKVHPEVWLSVSATTRKPRPGERHGVQYFFVTDEEFDKLIANGELLEWAEFAGNRYGTPRRAVLDRLEAGEPVLLEIDLQGARQVKESMPESQLVFLAPPSWEELVRRLTGRGTESAEVIERRLAVAKVELAAESEFDTTLVNTSVEDVARELLALMEVV comes from the coding sequence ATGGCAGCAGAGGTACGTCCGCGGCTGACCGTGCTCTCCGGCCCTTCTGGGGTCGGCAAGAGCACGGTCGTCGCCCATATGCGCAAGGTCCACCCCGAGGTATGGCTCTCGGTGTCGGCCACCACACGAAAGCCGCGCCCCGGCGAGCGCCACGGCGTTCAGTATTTCTTCGTCACCGACGAGGAGTTCGACAAGCTGATCGCCAATGGCGAGCTGCTGGAGTGGGCCGAGTTCGCGGGCAACCGCTACGGCACACCACGCCGTGCGGTCCTCGACCGCCTGGAGGCGGGCGAGCCCGTACTGCTGGAGATCGATCTCCAGGGCGCCCGGCAGGTCAAGGAGTCGATGCCGGAGTCGCAGCTGGTCTTTCTGGCCCCGCCGAGCTGGGAGGAACTGGTCCGTCGTCTCACCGGGCGCGGCACCGAGTCCGCCGAGGTCATCGAACGCCGGCTGGCGGTCGCCAAGGTCGAGCTGGCCGCCGAGTCCGAGTTCGATACCACCCTGGTCAACACCTCCGTCGAGGACGTGGCGCGTGAGCTGCTAGCCTTGATGGAAGTTGTCTGA
- a CDS encoding integration host factor, translating into MALPPLTPEQRAAALEKAAAARRERAEVKNRLKHSGASLHEVIKQGQENDVIGKMKVSALLESLPGVGKVRAKQIMERLGISESRRVRGLGSNQIASLEREFGGGPA; encoded by the coding sequence GTGGCTCTTCCGCCCCTTACCCCTGAACAGCGCGCAGCCGCGCTCGAAAAGGCCGCCGCGGCTCGCCGGGAGCGGGCCGAGGTCAAGAATCGACTCAAGCACTCCGGCGCCTCGCTCCATGAGGTCATCAAGCAGGGCCAGGAGAACGACGTCATCGGCAAGATGAAGGTCTCCGCTCTGCTCGAGTCCCTGCCGGGCGTGGGCAAGGTCCGCGCCAAGCAGATCATGGAGCGGCTCGGCATCTCCGAGAGCCGCCGAGTGCGCGGTCTCGGCTCCAACCAGATCGCCTCTCTTGAGCGCGAGTTCGGCGGCGGCCCCGCCTGA